A genomic window from Alphaproteobacteria bacterium includes:
- a CDS encoding sigma-54 dependent transcriptional regulator, which yields MSQDILVVDDEADIRELIAGILSDEGYKTRVASDGLAALDIIRERQPHLVILDVWLGDSERDGLKILDIIKRDHPYVPVVMISGHSTIETAVSAIKKGAYDFIEKPFQVERLLLIVQRAIESSRLKRENDELKIKAQISSAALIGNSPATAHVRQAAEKAAAANGRVFISGPAGANKDALARHIHNLSKRSACPFVSISCQAFHPQQLEAELFGTEIAGAQQNAPRKIGLLEKAHTGTIYFDEVTQLPLPIQSKLVRVLQEQAFTRVGDSRKIDIDVRFIAGSSDQVMIMIQEGNFREDLFYRLSVAHIQVPSLKDRVIDIPLLIQHFMGQAAAAKGVAPRQFSQEAIVILQSYSWPGDLQQIKNVIDWVLIMAGGDPRDPVRKEQLPSEIVQGNVFANNWQQKTADIVVLPLREAREAFEREYLLTQVQRFSGNISQTARFIGMERSALHRKLRALGVHDTKSPHDICDSPAHDPSAIVQPMVV from the coding sequence ATGTCACAAGACATCCTTGTTGTTGATGATGAAGCCGACATCCGCGAATTAATAGCCGGCATTCTCTCTGACGAAGGATATAAAACGCGTGTTGCCAGCGATGGTTTGGCTGCGCTGGACATTATCAGGGAACGTCAGCCGCATCTTGTGATTCTTGATGTTTGGTTGGGTGATAGCGAACGGGACGGTCTAAAAATCCTTGATATTATCAAGCGTGACCATCCTTATGTTCCTGTTGTCATGATCAGCGGGCATAGCACGATTGAAACGGCTGTCTCTGCCATTAAAAAAGGGGCGTACGATTTTATTGAAAAACCGTTCCAAGTGGAGCGTCTGTTGCTGATTGTTCAGCGGGCTATCGAATCTTCTCGTCTCAAGCGGGAAAATGACGAACTTAAAATCAAAGCCCAAATCAGCAGCGCTGCCTTAATTGGTAATTCCCCAGCCACAGCACATGTGCGCCAGGCAGCAGAAAAAGCAGCTGCCGCGAACGGACGTGTTTTTATTTCTGGTCCAGCGGGCGCCAACAAAGATGCGCTGGCGCGTCACATACATAACCTGAGCAAACGGTCAGCGTGCCCCTTTGTTTCCATCAGCTGTCAAGCGTTCCATCCCCAGCAGCTAGAGGCTGAACTGTTTGGAACGGAAATTGCGGGGGCGCAACAAAATGCCCCCAGGAAAATTGGGCTTCTTGAAAAGGCCCACACAGGCACGATTTATTTTGATGAAGTTACCCAGCTGCCCCTGCCGATTCAGTCGAAACTTGTTCGGGTTTTGCAGGAACAGGCTTTTACACGGGTGGGGGATTCTCGAAAAATCGATATTGATGTTCGATTTATCGCCGGAAGCTCTGATCAGGTTATGATCATGATCCAAGAGGGGAATTTCCGCGAAGATCTTTTCTATAGGCTCAGCGTGGCCCACATCCAAGTCCCATCCTTAAAGGACAGGGTGATTGATATTCCCTTATTGATCCAACACTTTATGGGGCAGGCAGCAGCAGCCAAAGGGGTTGCGCCACGCCAATTTAGCCAAGAAGCAATCGTTATTTTGCAATCTTATTCCTGGCCTGGCGATTTGCAACAAATCAAAAATGTTATCGATTGGGTGTTGATCATGGCCGGCGGTGATCCACGTGATCCGGTTCGAAAGGAACAATTGCCATCCGAAATTGTGCAGGGAAATGTCTTTGCAAATAACTGGCAACAAAAAACGGCCGATATTGTTGTGCTGCCCCTAAGGGAAGCACGAGAAGCCTTTGAGCGAGAGTATTTATTAACGCAGGTTCAGCGTTTTTCGGGGAATATCTCTCAGACGGCTCGATTTATCGGGATGGAGCGTTCTGCCCTCCACCGTAAACTAAGGGCGCTTGGTGTTCATGACACGAAGTCACCTCATGATATCTGTGATTCACCTGCGCATGACCCCAGCGCGATTGTCCAGCCCATGGTTGTTTAG
- a CDS encoding ATP-binding protein, protein MAVAHNSNLSRKIPFALSFLALLSGIGTFWVLFSESSNLEAKTRTILPFIYLDLILLLLLAIFIAKRLVELWLERKRGLVGSKLHVHIVALFSTVVIVPVICGAGFSALFFNVGVETWFGQPVKDTLEEARIVAEAYLREHKKAVVIDALNLANKLRPQVSLYIDNPEAFSQILNDAADEHGLEEVLIFNGTKEVVARSYLTFALEFEKISYSDFDTARSGDTVTTESGDRVRALIRLDPTTDTYLFVGKFIDPTVLQHLTNTQNALQDYLRLAGQHSGLQITFVAFFFLVALLLLLAAIWIGLTFATILIKPISRLMAAAESVSQGDLSVKIEEEPMNYELDKLVHSFNQMTHQLQQQKHDLIISQRKAAWSDVARKIAHEIKNPLTPIQLSAERLKRRYLREIKSDPRTFQSCIDTIIRQVENIGNLVNEFSSFARMPEPKIEKVDLTELIRHTLILQQQAHSSIRITYRKPEAPVTWFCDKQQISQALTNLLQNAINAVSESHPAAQLIKKLATIILSLEIKDEKVVITVEDNGPGFPQEGRERLTEPYYTTREKGTGLGLAIVSKIVSDHNGHMHLGDSILGGACVQLTFPFSQ, encoded by the coding sequence TTGGCGGTTGCGCATAACTCTAATCTTTCCCGCAAAATACCGTTTGCCTTAAGCTTTCTGGCGCTTCTTTCGGGTATTGGGACTTTTTGGGTTCTTTTTTCCGAAAGTTCCAACTTAGAAGCCAAAACCAGAACGATTCTTCCCTTTATTTATCTTGATTTGATCTTGTTGCTTTTGCTGGCTATTTTTATCGCCAAAAGGTTGGTTGAATTATGGCTGGAGAGAAAACGCGGGTTGGTCGGATCCAAACTTCACGTTCATATTGTTGCCTTGTTTTCCACAGTCGTCATTGTCCCGGTCATTTGTGGGGCTGGCTTTTCTGCATTATTTTTTAACGTTGGTGTTGAAACATGGTTTGGTCAGCCGGTTAAGGATACCCTAGAGGAGGCTCGAATTGTGGCCGAGGCCTATCTTAGGGAACATAAAAAGGCGGTCGTCATTGATGCGCTGAATTTGGCCAACAAATTGCGTCCCCAAGTTTCTTTATATATCGATAATCCAGAAGCCTTTTCACAAATTTTGAATGATGCCGCAGATGAGCATGGACTGGAAGAGGTTCTCATTTTTAATGGAACAAAAGAAGTTGTGGCCCGTTCTTATCTGACATTTGCTTTGGAATTCGAGAAAATATCTTATTCTGATTTTGACACAGCGCGGTCCGGGGATACGGTAACAACGGAATCTGGTGACCGTGTCAGGGCGCTTATCAGGCTGGACCCCACAACGGACACATACCTGTTTGTTGGAAAATTTATCGATCCAACGGTTCTGCAGCATTTGACCAACACGCAAAATGCTCTTCAGGATTATTTACGTTTGGCTGGGCAGCATTCGGGGTTGCAAATCACCTTTGTCGCCTTCTTTTTTCTTGTGGCCCTTCTTTTACTGTTGGCTGCTATTTGGATTGGCCTGACATTTGCCACCATTTTGATCAAGCCAATTAGTCGGCTGATGGCAGCGGCAGAATCTGTAAGTCAGGGGGATCTATCGGTCAAAATCGAGGAGGAGCCCATGAATTACGAATTGGATAAGCTGGTTCATTCCTTTAATCAAATGACACACCAACTTCAACAGCAAAAGCATGATTTGATCATTAGCCAACGCAAGGCAGCTTGGTCTGATGTGGCCCGAAAAATAGCGCATGAGATCAAAAATCCCCTAACGCCGATACAACTATCCGCTGAACGGTTAAAGCGGCGGTATCTAAGGGAAATCAAATCCGATCCACGGACGTTTCAATCCTGCATCGATACCATTATCCGGCAGGTAGAAAATATTGGTAATTTGGTTAATGAGTTTTCTTCGTTTGCCAGAATGCCGGAACCAAAAATAGAAAAAGTCGATCTAACCGAATTGATAAGGCACACCCTTATTCTTCAGCAACAAGCCCATTCATCGATTCGCATAACATACAGAAAGCCAGAGGCTCCCGTTACGTGGTTTTGCGACAAACAGCAGATCAGCCAGGCTTTGACAAATCTCCTCCAGAATGCCATAAATGCTGTCAGTGAATCGCACCCAGCTGCCCAGCTAATCAAAAAACTAGCGACTATTATTCTGTCATTGGAAATAAAGGATGAAAAAGTTGTCATTACAGTTGAAGACAACGGACCTGGATTCCCACAAGAAGGGCGTGAACGATTGACCGAACCCTATTATACAACCAGAGAAAAAGGCACCGGACTTGGGTTGGCTATTGTTTCCAAAATTGTTTCCGATCATAATGGTCACATGCATTTAGGGGATAGCATATTGGGCGGCGCCTGTGTACAGTTGACCTTTCCATTTTCTCAATAA
- the tssH gene encoding type VI secretion system ATPase TssH — MKMLIAKLNPICKKALEGAAGLCMAKGHYNIELEHFLLKLFELPETDAQLILRYYEIDLQTVLKHFISAVDKFPGGNSGTPVFSKHILNALEEAWLASSLTLGYPSIRSGALLLALIDIDPLRGILLESCPLLLRISRLSLRRDIHDLLGSSKETCPSDSTSKGSSALTPTGEQNGGAQSEAEPAIPESKSALNQYTIDLTAAAQKGKLDPIHGRDVEIRQMIEILSRRRQNNPILVGDAGVGKTAIVEGLACRIRDGNVPPFLQQAHLHRLDVGLLQAGASAKGQFEERINQLLQEVQLSPHPIILFIDEAHTLLGAGGAQGLGDAASLLKPALARGELRTIAATTWAEYKRYIEKDAALTRRFERIKVKEPTPEETVPMLYQIHQQFAVHHDVNILQEALEASAHLSHRFLPERRLPDKAVSVLDTACAQVALSLSGFPEELQTCMSKLHVRELERQIIHQEQKQAMIPHESGPSALHASALHGRLETIGSEIAQLHQQKEAVTDRWQQQKQLIQQTLDIKQQIAELGSAQEHSSEAISLKKQLAHLHQTLQQTPSHELLVSHAVDKLAVARVISSWTGIPIDMILSQGTNIVLEDLVNTLSKRIIGQDYALHAIAKSIVSYQIGLNDSNKPIGVFLLAGPSGVGKTETALALAETMTGHQRHLVHLNMAEFQESHSIAILKGAPPGYIGHGKGGTLTEAVRQNPYSVVLLDEVDRAHSDIISLFAQIFDKGIVEDSEGIEVDFSNTLFILTTNQGEGLIEGKHQRLKETEDRQILFNNLTNQLSDDLRGTFGSSFMSRIAVIPYLPLTTDAIKQIIRLKLDHLQQKITLKYGHSLDHSDELIESIVHLFDGQDKDLRFIDTYLRQHVAAELAKQKGTSGI, encoded by the coding sequence ATGAAAATGCTAATCGCAAAGCTGAATCCAATATGTAAAAAAGCCCTAGAAGGGGCTGCCGGCCTTTGCATGGCAAAGGGACACTATAATATTGAGCTGGAGCATTTCCTGCTCAAGCTTTTTGAGCTGCCCGAAACCGATGCCCAGCTTATTTTGCGATATTATGAAATTGACTTACAAACAGTTTTAAAACACTTTATTTCTGCTGTTGATAAATTTCCAGGCGGAAATAGTGGTACCCCTGTTTTCTCAAAACATATTTTAAATGCACTGGAGGAAGCCTGGCTCGCGTCGTCTTTGACTTTGGGATATCCGTCAATACGGTCAGGCGCACTATTGTTGGCGTTAATTGATATTGACCCATTAAGGGGGATTTTACTAGAAAGCTGTCCGTTATTGCTCAGAATCTCCCGGTTATCATTACGCCGGGATATACATGATTTGTTGGGATCCAGCAAGGAAACCTGTCCATCCGACTCCACATCAAAGGGGTCATCGGCTTTAACCCCCACAGGTGAACAAAATGGGGGTGCACAATCCGAGGCGGAACCAGCCATACCGGAATCAAAAAGCGCCTTAAATCAATACACGATTGATCTGACAGCGGCCGCCCAAAAAGGCAAATTGGACCCGATCCATGGTCGTGATGTTGAAATTCGCCAGATGATAGAAATTTTATCCCGCAGGCGTCAAAATAACCCGATTCTGGTTGGCGATGCCGGGGTTGGCAAAACAGCCATTGTCGAGGGGTTGGCCTGTCGAATCCGCGATGGGAACGTCCCGCCATTTCTGCAGCAAGCACACCTTCATCGGCTTGACGTTGGGTTATTGCAAGCCGGCGCAAGCGCCAAGGGACAGTTCGAGGAACGCATCAATCAACTTTTACAAGAAGTCCAGCTATCGCCACATCCCATCATTTTGTTTATTGACGAAGCCCACACGTTACTAGGGGCAGGTGGCGCACAGGGCCTGGGCGATGCAGCCAGCTTGTTAAAGCCAGCTTTGGCCAGGGGGGAATTGCGAACAATTGCCGCAACGACCTGGGCAGAATACAAACGCTATATCGAAAAGGATGCGGCATTAACGCGACGGTTTGAACGTATCAAGGTCAAGGAACCAACCCCCGAAGAAACCGTTCCTATGCTGTATCAAATTCATCAGCAATTTGCGGTGCACCACGATGTTAATATTTTACAAGAAGCCCTGGAAGCATCAGCCCATCTTTCCCATCGGTTTTTGCCAGAACGTCGATTGCCCGATAAAGCTGTTAGTGTTTTGGATACGGCATGCGCGCAGGTTGCCCTGTCACTGTCTGGATTTCCTGAGGAACTGCAAACCTGTATGAGCAAACTCCATGTACGGGAATTGGAACGCCAAATCATTCATCAGGAACAAAAACAGGCGATGATTCCACATGAATCCGGGCCGTCCGCCTTGCATGCCTCTGCTTTACATGGTCGACTTGAAACAATAGGGTCTGAAATTGCTCAACTCCATCAACAAAAGGAAGCCGTAACGGATCGCTGGCAACAGCAAAAACAGCTTATCCAGCAAACCCTGGATATCAAACAACAAATTGCGGAACTTGGATCAGCACAGGAACATTCCAGTGAAGCGATCAGTCTCAAAAAACAGCTTGCCCACCTTCATCAGACACTGCAACAAACACCATCGCATGAGCTTTTGGTATCCCATGCGGTTGATAAACTGGCGGTCGCGCGTGTGATTTCGAGCTGGACCGGGATTCCGATTGATATGATTTTATCCCAGGGCACCAATATTGTTCTGGAGGATTTGGTTAACACGCTTAGCAAAAGAATTATTGGCCAGGATTATGCGTTGCATGCGATCGCCAAAAGCATCGTGAGTTATCAGATTGGATTGAACGATTCCAATAAGCCAATTGGGGTGTTCCTGTTGGCGGGACCCAGCGGCGTTGGAAAAACGGAAACAGCGTTGGCCCTGGCAGAAACAATGACGGGACACCAACGGCATCTTGTTCATCTGAATATGGCAGAATTTCAAGAATCCCATTCTATTGCCATATTAAAGGGGGCGCCACCCGGATACATTGGCCATGGAAAGGGGGGAACGCTGACGGAGGCTGTGCGCCAAAATCCGTATAGTGTTGTTCTGCTGGATGAAGTCGATCGGGCCCATTCCGATATTATCAGCCTGTTTGCCCAGATTTTCGATAAAGGCATCGTAGAGGATAGCGAGGGGATAGAGGTCGATTTTTCAAACACGTTGTTTATTCTAACGACCAATCAGGGGGAGGGGCTGATCGAAGGCAAGCATCAGCGATTAAAAGAAACCGAGGATCGGCAAATTTTATTTAACAACCTAACAAATCAACTAAGCGATGATCTGCGGGGAACATTCGGATCATCCTTTATGTCACGCATAGCGGTGATCCCCTATTTGCCATTAACAACCGATGCCATCAAGCAGATCATTCGATTAAAGCTGGATCATCTGCAACAGAAAATAACATTAAAGTACGGGCATTCGTTAGATCATTCCGATGAATTGATTGAATCAATTGTCCATTTGTTCGATGGCCAGGACAAAGACCTTCGATTCATCGATACGTACCTTCGACAACACGTCGCGGCGGAATTAGCAAAGCAAAAGGGAACTTCTGGGATTTAA
- a CDS encoding tetratricopeptide repeat protein produces MTGFRFKPNKIESKFIGCWLMLLIIRYGAQAINMPEKKEQTGSGNDTPLKNDALHKNDLLRAGDLENQQGFDLYKLGTINSLKKAREYFKHTADQGQATAQHNYATMLRNGEGGDKNAEEARKYYKLAADQGYTKAQNNYAKMLRYGEGGDRNLGEARKYLKRAADQGHAIAQGHYGDMLYDGEGGYRNQEEARKYCKMSADQGLAETQGGYGYMLYLGEGGDKNPEEGRKYMKLSADQGLAPAQHIYADMLENGEGGDKNIEEAKRYRKLASDQGLGSTPDYFDTISRE; encoded by the coding sequence ATGACAGGCTTCAGGTTTAAACCCAATAAGATAGAATCAAAATTCATTGGCTGCTGGCTTATGCTTTTGATTATTCGTTATGGAGCCCAGGCAATCAATATGCCTGAAAAAAAAGAACAAACAGGCTCCGGAAACGACACGCCGTTAAAAAATGATGCTCTTCATAAAAATGACCTCTTGCGAGCAGGAGACTTAGAAAATCAACAGGGCTTTGATCTGTATAAACTAGGGACGATTAATAGTCTAAAAAAAGCCCGAGAGTATTTTAAACATACGGCCGATCAAGGGCAGGCGACGGCGCAACACAATTATGCCACCATGCTTCGTAATGGAGAGGGTGGGGACAAAAACGCCGAAGAAGCACGCAAATATTATAAACTGGCAGCCGACCAAGGATACACAAAGGCGCAAAACAACTATGCGAAAATGCTTCGTTATGGAGAGGGCGGAGACAGAAATCTTGGCGAGGCTCGCAAATACCTTAAGCGTGCCGCCGATCAAGGGCATGCAATAGCACAAGGTCATTATGGCGATATGCTTTATGATGGAGAAGGCGGATATAGAAACCAAGAGGAAGCACGAAAATATTGTAAAATGTCTGCCGATCAAGGGCTGGCAGAGACACAGGGTGGCTATGGTTACATGCTCTATTTGGGAGAGGGTGGGGATAAAAACCCAGAAGAAGGGCGTAAATATATGAAATTATCTGCAGATCAAGGACTTGCCCCCGCGCAGCATATTTATGCTGATATGCTTGAAAATGGCGAAGGCGGGGACAAAAATATTGAAGAGGCCAAAAGATATCGAAAGCTAGCCTCTGATCAGGGCCTTGGATCAACTCCTGATTATTTCGACACGATATCCAGGGAATAG
- a CDS encoding class I fructose-bisphosphate aldolase, with translation MQLTQSVKNILGFYESDNPGVKTNLARLLMHGKLGGTGRMIILPVDQGFEHGPGRSFAMNPEAYHPHYHFQLAVDAGLSAYAAPLGWLEAGADTFAGAIPTILKINSGNSLLSKANPPNQATTGSIQDALRLGCSAIGFTIYPGSEASLSLFEEIRALAEEAKSCGLAVVIWSYARGNLSKDGETAIDVIGYGAHIAALLGAHIVKVKLPSSYLEVPEAKQQYLDSAVKIDTMPDRVRHVVDCCFKGRRLVIFSGGEAKGSNGVLEDAKAIREGGGNGSIIGRNCFQRPREEAMKLLSDMIAVYQ, from the coding sequence ATGCAACTTACACAATCTGTCAAAAATATTCTTGGTTTTTATGAAAGCGATAATCCGGGCGTAAAAACGAATCTGGCTCGCCTTTTAATGCACGGTAAATTGGGGGGAACGGGTCGAATGATCATTCTTCCAGTCGACCAAGGGTTTGAACACGGCCCAGGGCGCAGTTTTGCCATGAACCCAGAGGCATATCATCCCCATTACCATTTTCAATTGGCCGTCGATGCGGGTTTGTCAGCCTATGCAGCGCCATTGGGATGGCTGGAAGCTGGGGCCGACACGTTTGCCGGCGCGATACCAACCATTTTAAAAATCAACAGCGGCAATAGCTTGTTATCAAAAGCAAACCCACCAAATCAAGCAACAACCGGGTCCATTCAGGATGCGTTGCGTTTAGGATGTTCTGCGATTGGATTTACAATTTATCCAGGATCAGAAGCATCACTTAGCCTGTTCGAAGAAATTCGCGCCCTGGCAGAGGAAGCAAAATCATGTGGATTGGCCGTTGTTATATGGTCCTATGCACGTGGCAACCTAAGCAAGGATGGCGAGACCGCCATTGATGTAATTGGCTATGGCGCCCATATTGCAGCTTTGCTGGGGGCTCATATTGTCAAGGTTAAGCTTCCCTCCTCGTACCTGGAGGTCCCTGAGGCAAAGCAACAGTATCTGGACAGTGCCGTCAAAATCGATACAATGCCTGATCGCGTGCGACATGTAGTTGATTGCTGCTTTAAGGGTCGTCGTTTGGTAATCTTTTCCGGTGGAGAAGCCAAGGGCAGCAATGGCGTACTAGAGGACGCAAAGGCCATTCGTGAAGGCGGCGGCAATGGATCCATCATTGGGCGGAACTGTTTCCAGCGCCCCCGTGAAGAAGCGATGAAATTGCTGAGCGATATGATTGCTGTTTATCAATAG
- a CDS encoding NADH-ubiquinone oxidoreductase subunit NDUFA12 family protein, translated as MNIGIYLLTWFRGRWIGQDEFGNRYYQTKNPKSGCAIKRWVLYSGKAEASKIPAGWRGWLHYTASEPPSGERRYDWQQKHLPNLTGTPLAHDPNKGSPIKQNYESWNPDSLENTKFQ; from the coding sequence ATGAACATAGGAATTTATTTGCTCACCTGGTTTCGGGGACGATGGATCGGTCAGGATGAATTTGGTAATCGATATTATCAAACCAAAAATCCGAAATCAGGATGTGCAATAAAGCGATGGGTCCTGTATAGTGGCAAAGCGGAAGCATCAAAGATCCCCGCTGGATGGCGCGGATGGTTGCATTATACGGCATCAGAACCACCCTCTGGCGAAAGACGCTATGACTGGCAACAGAAACATTTGCCAAATCTAACGGGAACGCCGCTGGCCCACGATCCAAACAAGGGATCGCCCATAAAACAAAACTATGAATCATGGAATCCCGATTCTTTGGAGAACACAAAATTTCAATGA
- a CDS encoding RluA family pseudouridine synthase — translation MKLFVTNDTASQRLDKFLVQMLPEQSRNRLQDWIERGCVCLDEQPIIDTNYKVKDGQTFTLTIPALQDSIPKAEILPLDIVYEDDDLVVINKAPGMVVHPAPGHYESTMVNALLAHCGDSLSGIGGVKRPGIVHRLDKDTSGLLVVAKNDKTHQALSEQFSNPDLGKQLKRTYWGLAWGHPLPSQSKIETPIGRHPKNRQKMAVVHGNSGKESVTHYTTKQVWNFGSKGEMKLSWLEFTLETGRTHQIRVHCQHIGCPIIGDPLYGKKTLPKARLVPDRVIQFERQALHAVTLSFLHPHTQETMTFEATPPEDFLELLEALNTFL, via the coding sequence ATGAAACTGTTCGTAACGAACGACACCGCCAGTCAACGACTAGACAAGTTTCTGGTTCAAATGCTTCCCGAGCAAAGCCGCAACCGCTTGCAAGATTGGATCGAGCGGGGATGTGTTTGCCTGGACGAACAGCCAATCATCGACACAAATTACAAAGTTAAAGATGGGCAAACCTTTACGCTGACCATTCCGGCGTTGCAAGACTCCATTCCAAAAGCCGAAATTTTACCCCTGGATATTGTTTATGAAGACGATGATCTGGTGGTTATTAATAAAGCACCTGGCATGGTTGTCCATCCGGCGCCAGGCCACTATGAATCAACTATGGTTAATGCCCTTTTGGCGCACTGTGGTGATTCCCTGTCCGGCATAGGCGGTGTAAAACGCCCCGGGATCGTTCATCGACTGGACAAAGACACCAGTGGTCTGTTGGTTGTGGCCAAAAATGATAAAACACACCAGGCTTTATCGGAACAATTTTCCAATCCTGACCTAGGGAAACAATTAAAGCGAACCTATTGGGGGCTTGCTTGGGGGCATCCACTGCCCAGCCAATCAAAAATCGAAACGCCCATAGGTCGTCACCCAAAGAATCGTCAGAAAATGGCGGTGGTTCACGGAAATTCCGGAAAAGAATCGGTGACGCATTATACAACAAAGCAAGTATGGAATTTCGGATCAAAGGGCGAAATGAAACTAAGCTGGCTGGAATTCACACTTGAAACCGGCCGAACACATCAAATTCGCGTTCATTGCCAACACATCGGTTGCCCCATTATTGGGGACCCCCTGTACGGAAAGAAAACCCTGCCAAAGGCACGATTGGTTCCGGACAGAGTCATCCAATTTGAACGCCAGGCTTTGCACGCAGTCACGTTAAGCTTTTTGCATCCCCATACACAGGAAACAATGACATTCGAAGCCACCCCACCTGAGGATTTTCTGGAACTTTTGGAAGCGTTAAATACGTTTTTATAA
- a CDS encoding OmpA family protein — protein MSKPPHTIIYIKKKSKGQHAPHHGGSWKIAYADFVTAMMAFFMLMWLISITSDEHKKGIADYFATGIINMNIRNGSRGMMAGTQVSPDNNSEREKSDPANTEQHQSVPEKEDKKTDAEVEQVAKSGEKAEQNKASVSDNKINLLESKKEKDAKSQDSSKGKNESKSKAEREKNRGEEEKQFQETSQEIKNIIQQNPLLKDLTNQVTFELRSEGLLIQIMDADKQKTMFPPGSSAMMVYAKGLVGIVAKTISKMPNKIVITGHTDATPYSNAQDYGNWELSTDRANACRQVLEKNGVNKDRITSIVGKADTELFVKNDPNASQNRRFTVLLMREKA, from the coding sequence ATGAGCAAGCCACCACACACAATCATCTATATTAAAAAGAAAAGCAAAGGACAGCACGCCCCTCATCATGGCGGAAGTTGGAAAATTGCTTATGCTGACTTTGTTACGGCAATGATGGCTTTTTTTATGTTGATGTGGTTGATCAGTATTACAAGTGATGAGCATAAAAAAGGAATAGCTGATTATTTTGCAACCGGCATCATTAACATGAACATCAGGAATGGGAGTCGTGGAATGATGGCGGGCACACAAGTATCCCCTGATAATAATAGCGAGAGGGAAAAGAGTGACCCCGCGAACACTGAACAGCACCAATCCGTCCCAGAAAAGGAAGACAAAAAAACGGATGCTGAGGTTGAACAGGTTGCAAAAAGCGGCGAAAAGGCAGAGCAAAACAAGGCGAGCGTTTCTGATAATAAAATAAATTTACTTGAGAGCAAAAAAGAAAAAGACGCAAAGTCGCAGGACTCATCCAAGGGCAAAAATGAGTCGAAATCAAAGGCAGAGCGTGAAAAAAACCGCGGCGAAGAAGAAAAGCAATTTCAGGAAACGTCCCAAGAAATCAAAAACATCATTCAGCAAAATCCATTACTGAAAGATCTCACGAACCAGGTGACGTTCGAATTGCGTTCAGAAGGGTTGCTGATCCAGATTATGGATGCTGACAAGCAAAAAACCATGTTTCCGCCAGGTAGCAGCGCCATGATGGTGTATGCAAAGGGGTTGGTTGGAATCGTGGCAAAAACAATCAGTAAAATGCCCAACAAAATCGTGATAACGGGGCACACTGACGCAACGCCCTATAGTAATGCTCAGGATTATGGAAATTGGGAGCTGTCAACAGATCGCGCCAATGCCTGTCGTCAGGTCCTAGAGAAAAATGGCGTCAACAAAGACCGAATAACATCCATTGTTGGAAAGGCGGATACTGAGCTTTTTGTTAAGAACGATCCAAATGCATCACAAAACAGACGATTTACCGTTTTGCTTATGCGGGAAAAGGCTTGA